Part of the Terriglobia bacterium genome, GGAGAGCGGGCCGCTGGTGCGGTCGTCGTATCACGCGCACGAGCAGGCGGAGTCCACGGGGATATCGTAGCGATTCGCGGTTCAATCAAACACAGAGACACAGAGGCACAGAGGGTTTACCGGGAACGGTTTCCCTCCGTGCCTCGGTGCCGCTATGGCGAATCATCAATGTTTGCGGGCAGAGTTTCTGATATACGATACGTTTTCCCACCCGAACACGAGGCTCCATGAAAGATTTCTACGTCCGCGACGCCGCGCAATTCGAGAACAAGGTCGTCACCACCAGCTTCGTCGTGGCGGTCAAGCAGGTAAAGCCGAAAAAGACCGGCGAGCCGTACCTGGCGCTCACCCTAGCCGATCACACCGGGCACATTGACGCCAAGGTGTGGGACAACGTTCCCGAGATCATGGGGACGTTCGAGCAGGACGACTTCGTCAAGGTGCGCGGCCTGATCAACAAGTACAACGGCCGCCTGCAATTGACCGTGCACAAGCTGAAGCGGCTGGAGGAGTCGGAGATCGATTACTCCGACTATCTGCCCAAGACCACCAAGGACGTGGATGAGTTGTGGCGCACGCTTGGCGAGTTCGTGGCCGGATTCCAGAATCCGCACCTCAAGGCGCTGCTGGAAAATTTCATGAGCGATCCCGAAATCGCCGCCGCCTACCGCAACGCGCCCGCGGCCAAAACGCTGCATCACGCCTATATCGGCGGGCTGCTCGACCACGTAGTATCGCTGTGCAAGCTGTGCGACCTGGCCTGCCGCAACTACCCCCAGATTGACCGCGACCTGCTGTTGACGGGCGTGTTCCTGCACGACATCGGGAAGGTGCACGAGCTTTCGTACGCGCGCTCCTTCGCCTACACCACGCGCGGGCAACTGCTGGGGCACATGATCATCGAGCTGGAGATGCTGCAGGCCAAGCTGCCGCCGGAGTTTCCTCCGGAGCTGAAGACCCTACTCGAACACCTCATCATCAGCCATCACGGACACTACGAATTCGGCTCGCCCAAGCTGCCCATGTTTCCCGAAGCGCTGATGCTGCATTATCTCGACGATCTCGACTCGAAGATGGAAAGCATGCGGGCGCATTTCGAGCGCGAAGCGGCGTTGGAGAACCCGTGGACGAGCTACAACGCGTCCTTGGCGCGTCCGCTGCTGGACACCGGCAAATTCCTGCGGCCGAAACCGCAGGCAGCGCAGGCGGAGGATGTCACGGCGGCGCCGGCGCAAGCGGTGGAGGAACCAGCGGCGGTAGCGGCGACCTCCGCCGAGACCGCCGTGCCGCTGGAGAAACACATCGAGGCGCTGCAAAACAAATTCAAGCCTGCCGCCAAGAGGGAAGGCAAGTGAGATCGGGCGCGCCGGCGTCGCTGGAGATGGATTGCCTTAGGGTGTTGTGGAGCCGTCCCGAGGCAAGCGTCGCTGAAGTGCGCGCCGGCCTGCCACGGCCGCTGGCATACACCACCGTCATGACCGTGCTCGATCGCATGTGCGGCAAGGGCCTGGTAAAGCGACGCAAGCGCGGGCGGGCCTGGTCGTATTCCGCCTGTCTCGACCTGGACACGGCGCGGGCGGAAGCGGTGCGCCGGCTGGTGGCGAACCTGTTCGAGTCCGATAACCGGGCGCTGGTCCGGTACCTGCTGGGCGAAGGCGCCCGTCCGCGGCGGCGAGTGACGGCGGCGTCCAGCATTGATGATGAACTGCTCTGAATTGGTAATTTCGTAATTTTGTAATTTGGTAATTTCAAGAGTAGCGGTTCCAATCGGCTGCAGAAACCAGTTCTCGCAGACAGATTATTCTTCATTCTGACTTCTTAATTCTTCATTCCTCCGTGGTGGAATCCGCTCTTAATCTCAGATCGCGAACTCCGTAAATTACCCAATTACCCGATTACCAAATTACTCAATCGCCCACGTTGCTATCCGGCGCTCCTTCTGGTAGAAAGCCCCCAACGGTGGAGGTTTCTATGCGTCGAACACTATTACTGTGCAGTCTTTTGGTCTTGGCAATTGCATTGATGATGGCGTGCACGAAGAAGCCGGCAGAACCGGCGGCGGCAGAGGGCGGGCCGTCGTCAACTGCGACCGGAACTGGGGCAACTGGAGCCACGCCCGGAGGCACGGCAGGCACGGGCGCGACAGCTGCCAAACCGGGCGCCATGGCCGCCAAAACGGCCGAAGCGAAGCCCGCGGCTGCGAAGCCTAAGATCGTGCCCGCCGGGCAGCACATCGTAGTGCGGCTCGGGCAGGCGGT contains:
- a CDS encoding HD domain-containing protein; amino-acid sequence: MKDFYVRDAAQFENKVVTTSFVVAVKQVKPKKTGEPYLALTLADHTGHIDAKVWDNVPEIMGTFEQDDFVKVRGLINKYNGRLQLTVHKLKRLEESEIDYSDYLPKTTKDVDELWRTLGEFVAGFQNPHLKALLENFMSDPEIAAAYRNAPAAKTLHHAYIGGLLDHVVSLCKLCDLACRNYPQIDRDLLLTGVFLHDIGKVHELSYARSFAYTTRGQLLGHMIIELEMLQAKLPPEFPPELKTLLEHLIISHHGHYEFGSPKLPMFPEALMLHYLDDLDSKMESMRAHFEREAALENPWTSYNASLARPLLDTGKFLRPKPQAAQAEDVTAAPAQAVEEPAAVAATSAETAVPLEKHIEALQNKFKPAAKREGK
- a CDS encoding BlaI/MecI/CopY family transcriptional regulator, giving the protein MDCLRVLWSRPEASVAEVRAGLPRPLAYTTVMTVLDRMCGKGLVKRRKRGRAWSYSACLDLDTARAEAVRRLVANLFESDNRALVRYLLGEGARPRRRVTAASSIDDELL